The following proteins come from a genomic window of Leucoraja erinacea ecotype New England chromosome 1, Leri_hhj_1, whole genome shotgun sequence:
- the g3bp2a gene encoding ras GTPase-activating protein-binding protein 2 isoform X1: protein MVMEKPSPLLVGREFVRQYYTLLNKAPDFLHRFYGRTSSYVHGGLDGSGKPTEAVYGQAEIHKKVMSLQFSDCHTKIRHVDAHATLSDGVVVQVMGELSNNGQPMRKFMQTFVLAPEGSVPNKFYVHNDIFRYQDEVFDSDAELEEESEEEVEEESEEPQLSPEPVQENTNNTYYESHAVSNGVEESLEEPAAEPEPEPESKAEEVKPEPELVEKTAEELEEKAPSPVPVEPTSQPQEPPKAFSWASVTSKNLPPSGTVASSGIPAHVVKVPASQPRAEGRSETQSQPPRPRDQRPRERIGFVPRGPRPGRGDLDGGEVENRRIIRYPDSHQLFVGNLPHDIDENELKDFFNSFGNVVELRINTKSSGGKLPNFGFVVFDDPDPVQRILSAKPVMFRGEVRLNVEEKKTRAFREGERRGGGDDRRDIRRNDRGLGPRGMIGGGMMRDRDSRGPPPRGGMALKSGPGAGRGGLSGEGRFAGPRR from the exons GTTTTATGGTAGGACTTCCTCTTATGTTCATGGTGGTTTGGATGGAAGTGGGAAGCCCACAGAAGCAGTGTATGGGCAGGCT GAGATCCACAAGAAGGTGATGTCCCTTCAGTTCAGTGATTGCCACACCAAGATTCGCCATGTGGATGCACACGCCACCCTCAGTGATGGAGTGGTTGTACAGGTGATGGGCGAGCTGTCAAACAATGGACAGCCAATGAGGAAGTTCATGCAGACgtttgtcctggcaccagag GGTTCTGTTCCAAACAAATTCTATGTCCACAATGATATATTCCGCTATCAGGATGAAGTGTTTGATTCTGACGCTGAACTGGAAGAAG AGTCTGAAGAGGAAGTTGAGGAAGAGTCGGAAGAGCCACAGCTATCTCCCGAACCCGTGCAGGAAAACACGAACAATACTTATTATGAGTCTCACGCTGTCAG TAATGGTGTGGAGGAATCGCTGGAGGAACCAGCTGCAGAGCCAGAGCCCGAGCCCGAATCGAAAGCCGAGGAGGTAAAACCTGAGCCGGAGCTGGTGGAGAAGACGGCGGAGGAGTTGGAGGAGAAAGCTCCGTCACCCGTTCCAGTGGAACCCACTTCTCAGCCACAAGAACCGCCCAAG GCTTTCTCCTGGGCCTCAGTGACCAGTAAAAATCTGCCTCCTAGTGGTACAGTTGCTTCCTCTGGAATTCCTGCCCATGTTGTTAAAGTACCAGCCTCACAG CCAAGAGCTGAAGGGAGAAGCGAGACCCAGTCTCAGCCCCCTCGGCCCAGAGACCAGCGTCCTCGCGAGCGGATCGGCTTTGTCCCCCGTGGGCCCAGACCAG GTCGGGGAGATCTGGATGGCGGCGAGGTGGAGAATCGGCGGATCATCCGATACCCAGACAGCCACCAACTCTTTGTTGGCAACTTGCCTCACGACATCGATGAAAATGAATTGAAGGATTTCTTCAATA GTTTTGGCAATGTGGTGGAGCTTCGTATTAACACAAAGAGCAGTGGAGGCAAGCTGCCAAACTTTGGCTTTGTGGTGTTTGATGATCCTGATCCAGTCCAGAGAATCCTGAGTGCCAAG CCGGTCATGTTCCGCGGGGAGGTCCGCCTAAACGTGGAGGAGAAGAAGACGCGGGCGTTCCGGGAGGGGGAGCGGAGAGGCGGCGGAGACGACCGCAGGGACATCCGTCGCAACGACCGAGGCTTGGGGCCGCGCGGCATGATCGGCGGCGGGATGATGCGGGATCGAGACTCCCGGGGGCCACCGCCCAGGGGTGGCATGGCGCTGAAGTCGGGCCCCGGGGCCGGCCGGGGTGGCTTGTCTGGTGAAGGCCGCTTTGCTGGGCCCCGTCGTTAA
- the g3bp2a gene encoding ras GTPase-activating protein-binding protein 2 isoform X2: protein MVMEKPSPLLVGREFVRQYYTLLNKAPDFLHRFYGRTSSYVHGGLDGSGKPTEAVYGQAEIHKKVMSLQFSDCHTKIRHVDAHATLSDGVVVQVMGELSNNGQPMRKFMQTFVLAPEGSVPNKFYVHNDIFRYQDEVFDSDAELEEESEEEVEEESEEPQLSPEPVQENTNNTYYESHAVSNGVEESLEEPAAEPEPEPESKAEEVKPEPELVEKTAEELEEKAPSPVPVEPTSQPQEPPKPRAEGRSETQSQPPRPRDQRPRERIGFVPRGPRPGRGDLDGGEVENRRIIRYPDSHQLFVGNLPHDIDENELKDFFNSFGNVVELRINTKSSGGKLPNFGFVVFDDPDPVQRILSAKPVMFRGEVRLNVEEKKTRAFREGERRGGGDDRRDIRRNDRGLGPRGMIGGGMMRDRDSRGPPPRGGMALKSGPGAGRGGLSGEGRFAGPRR, encoded by the exons GTTTTATGGTAGGACTTCCTCTTATGTTCATGGTGGTTTGGATGGAAGTGGGAAGCCCACAGAAGCAGTGTATGGGCAGGCT GAGATCCACAAGAAGGTGATGTCCCTTCAGTTCAGTGATTGCCACACCAAGATTCGCCATGTGGATGCACACGCCACCCTCAGTGATGGAGTGGTTGTACAGGTGATGGGCGAGCTGTCAAACAATGGACAGCCAATGAGGAAGTTCATGCAGACgtttgtcctggcaccagag GGTTCTGTTCCAAACAAATTCTATGTCCACAATGATATATTCCGCTATCAGGATGAAGTGTTTGATTCTGACGCTGAACTGGAAGAAG AGTCTGAAGAGGAAGTTGAGGAAGAGTCGGAAGAGCCACAGCTATCTCCCGAACCCGTGCAGGAAAACACGAACAATACTTATTATGAGTCTCACGCTGTCAG TAATGGTGTGGAGGAATCGCTGGAGGAACCAGCTGCAGAGCCAGAGCCCGAGCCCGAATCGAAAGCCGAGGAGGTAAAACCTGAGCCGGAGCTGGTGGAGAAGACGGCGGAGGAGTTGGAGGAGAAAGCTCCGTCACCCGTTCCAGTGGAACCCACTTCTCAGCCACAAGAACCGCCCAAG CCAAGAGCTGAAGGGAGAAGCGAGACCCAGTCTCAGCCCCCTCGGCCCAGAGACCAGCGTCCTCGCGAGCGGATCGGCTTTGTCCCCCGTGGGCCCAGACCAG GTCGGGGAGATCTGGATGGCGGCGAGGTGGAGAATCGGCGGATCATCCGATACCCAGACAGCCACCAACTCTTTGTTGGCAACTTGCCTCACGACATCGATGAAAATGAATTGAAGGATTTCTTCAATA GTTTTGGCAATGTGGTGGAGCTTCGTATTAACACAAAGAGCAGTGGAGGCAAGCTGCCAAACTTTGGCTTTGTGGTGTTTGATGATCCTGATCCAGTCCAGAGAATCCTGAGTGCCAAG CCGGTCATGTTCCGCGGGGAGGTCCGCCTAAACGTGGAGGAGAAGAAGACGCGGGCGTTCCGGGAGGGGGAGCGGAGAGGCGGCGGAGACGACCGCAGGGACATCCGTCGCAACGACCGAGGCTTGGGGCCGCGCGGCATGATCGGCGGCGGGATGATGCGGGATCGAGACTCCCGGGGGCCACCGCCCAGGGGTGGCATGGCGCTGAAGTCGGGCCCCGGGGCCGGCCGGGGTGGCTTGTCTGGTGAAGGCCGCTTTGCTGGGCCCCGTCGTTAA